Proteins encoded by one window of Lathyrus oleraceus cultivar Zhongwan6 chromosome 1, CAAS_Psat_ZW6_1.0, whole genome shotgun sequence:
- the LOC127104454 gene encoding uncharacterized protein LOC127104454, whose protein sequence is MNLLTPTKPASKDKGISRHNESVASQKEVFAQGSQQLSQKIGSRQKNKRDLPVTSLPKKGAFVPRYQISLETLVDSSDMATAGAIRLLDMEEDIFGYSCTETIGKEDLEHIFRHQELGVGVIHTYIRFLYDNFMRGNDQLSNRFRFVSSSLVNKALICREPDSCREYLVKRFMASSTNNLYLWPYNSGCHWLLLAIDPLKEVVYFLNSIDGEWTNYPDMKQLVDT, encoded by the exons ATGAATCTTTTA ACGCCTACAAAACCCGCATCTAAGGATAAAGGGATTTCGCGGCACAACGAgtctgttgcatcacaaaaagaG GTATTTGCTCAAGGGTCACAACAACTGAGCCAGAAAATTGGTAGTCGACAGAAAAACAAAAGGGATCTTCCAGTGACTTCTTTGCCAAAAAAAGGTGCTTTTGTGCCTCGATACCAGATATCTCTTGAAACACTTGTTGACTCATCAGATATGGCAACAGCTGGTGCTATTCGCTTACTGGATATGGAGGAAGATATCTTTGGTTATTCATGCACTGAAACAATCGGAAAAGAAGATCTGGAACATATTTTTCGGCATCAAGAATTAGGCGTCGGTGTTATACACACATACATCCG GTTCTTGTATGACAATTTCATGCGCGGGAATGATCAATTGTCAAACAGATTCCGTTTCGTGTCTTCCTCCCTGGTCAACAAAGCATTAATTTGTAGGGAACCGGATTCATGTAGAGAGTACTTAGTCAAGAGATTCATGGCCAGCAGTACAAACAACTTATATCTTTGGCCGTATAATTCAGG GTGTCACTGGTTGTTGCTTGCTATTGATCCTTTAAAAGAAGTGGTATATTTTCTGAATTCGATAGATGGTGAATGGACAAATTATCCGGATATGAAGCAATTAGTTGATACGTAA